A stretch of the Streptomyces sp. NBC_01428 genome encodes the following:
- a CDS encoding acetoin utilization protein AcuC has translation MSGRAQLMWDEAVTGYDFGPDHPMDPVRLALTRSLVDAFGIDREVAVVAAKPAGPSTLRLVHREDYVDAVRAASADPEAADSAYGLGTTDDPAFAGMHEVSALIAGQSVGAAEAVWRGEALHAVNFAGGLHHAMPGAASGFCIYNDAALAVARLLELGAERVAYVDVDVHHGDGVQAAFWEDPRVLTISLHEHPRTLFPQTGWPEETGADEAEGSAVNVALPAGTGDAGWLRAFHAVVPELLADFRPQVLVTQHGADTHFEDPLAHLAVSLDAQRAVQVACHDLAHRYADGRWVALGGGGYAVVDVVPRSWTHLVAIAAGRPVEPETVIPEGWRQEVFARTRQLAPMRMTDGGGPVSWKDWESGYDPADRLDQAIVATRRASFPLRGLLP, from the coding sequence ATGAGCGGCCGCGCACAGCTGATGTGGGACGAGGCAGTAACGGGGTATGACTTCGGGCCGGACCATCCGATGGATCCGGTCCGGCTCGCCCTGACCCGGAGTCTCGTCGACGCCTTCGGGATCGACCGGGAGGTCGCCGTCGTCGCGGCGAAGCCCGCGGGGCCGTCGACGCTGCGGCTGGTGCACCGTGAGGACTACGTGGACGCGGTCAGGGCCGCTTCCGCCGATCCGGAGGCGGCCGACTCGGCGTACGGGCTGGGGACGACGGACGATCCCGCGTTCGCCGGGATGCACGAGGTGTCCGCGCTGATCGCGGGGCAGTCGGTGGGGGCCGCCGAGGCGGTGTGGCGCGGTGAGGCGCTGCACGCGGTGAACTTCGCCGGCGGGCTGCACCACGCGATGCCCGGTGCCGCGTCCGGTTTCTGCATCTACAACGACGCGGCGCTCGCTGTCGCCCGGCTGCTGGAACTGGGCGCCGAGCGGGTCGCGTACGTGGACGTCGACGTGCACCACGGTGACGGTGTCCAGGCGGCGTTCTGGGAGGACCCGCGTGTTCTGACGATCTCGCTGCACGAGCATCCGCGGACGCTGTTCCCGCAGACGGGGTGGCCGGAGGAGACCGGCGCTGACGAGGCCGAGGGTTCGGCCGTGAACGTCGCGCTGCCGGCGGGGACGGGCGACGCGGGCTGGCTGCGGGCGTTCCACGCCGTGGTGCCCGAACTGCTCGCGGACTTCCGGCCGCAGGTGCTGGTGACGCAGCACGGCGCGGACACCCATTTCGAGGACCCGCTCGCGCACCTCGCCGTCTCGCTCGACGCGCAGCGTGCGGTGCAGGTGGCCTGTCACGACCTGGCGCACCGGTACGCGGACGGGCGCTGGGTGGCACTGGGTGGTGGCGGGTACGCGGTGGTGGACGTCGTCCCCAGGTCGTGGACGCATCTCGTGGCGATCGCGGCGGGGCGGCCGGTCGAGCCGGAGACGGTGATCCCGGAGGGCTGGCGTCAGGAAGTCTTCGCCCGGACGCGGCAGTTGGCGCCGATGCGGATGACGGACGGCGGTGGGCCGGTGTCCTGGAAGGACTGGGAGTCGGGGTACGACCCGGCGGACCGTCTCGACCAGGCGATCGTGGCGACGCGGCGGGCCTCGTTCCCGTTGCGGGGTCTGCTGCCGTAG
- a CDS encoding MFS transporter produces MTDVLRRGRASLAFSFFAQGAAFALLVTRIPAIQDRYGISDGLLPVFLAAVPVLAGVGSVTTEQLVKRIPPSRVLRWSQPVVLLALLGVGAGDRLAEVAVALGVFGLAVGALDASMNMLGVSLQRTYGRSIMLGFHATYSLGGIVGASLAWAGAHWHQSLFGSYLPVVLVLLPLTLVGSRWYVDGGAVDVDGKDRAAEGGSGAGPLVFRLLLPLCLVMTFAYIGDSTVSNWSAKYLQDVLGSSEQLSTVPYNVYMVMTLVGRAVGDFGVRRFGAVAVVRLGAVVAAVGFGVVAVAPGPWVGMLGFTLLGLGLCVIVPQTFAAAGRLFPGASDAAIARLNIFNYVGFLIGSPLVGALGDAWNYRGAMLVPMVLVLATLGYARSFASEPDRYGDVHERPRTADVGRGSNGV; encoded by the coding sequence ATGACAGATGTGCTGCGGCGCGGTAGGGCCTCTTTGGCGTTCAGCTTCTTCGCTCAGGGAGCCGCCTTCGCGCTGCTCGTGACGCGCATCCCCGCCATCCAGGACCGCTACGGGATCTCCGACGGGTTGCTGCCGGTCTTCCTGGCCGCCGTCCCCGTGCTGGCCGGGGTCGGCAGCGTCACCACCGAGCAGTTGGTGAAGCGGATACCCCCCAGCCGCGTCCTGCGGTGGTCGCAGCCGGTCGTGCTGCTGGCCCTGCTCGGCGTCGGCGCCGGTGACCGGCTGGCCGAGGTGGCCGTGGCCCTCGGTGTCTTCGGGCTCGCGGTGGGGGCACTGGACGCCTCGATGAACATGCTCGGGGTGAGTCTCCAGCGGACGTACGGGCGCAGCATCATGCTGGGGTTTCACGCCACGTACAGCCTGGGCGGGATCGTGGGTGCCTCGCTGGCGTGGGCGGGGGCGCACTGGCACCAGTCGCTGTTCGGGTCGTATCTGCCGGTCGTGCTGGTGCTGTTGCCGCTGACGCTGGTCGGGAGCCGGTGGTACGTCGACGGCGGTGCGGTCGACGTCGACGGGAAGGACCGGGCGGCCGAGGGCGGGTCCGGCGCCGGGCCGCTGGTCTTCCGGCTGTTGCTGCCGCTCTGCCTGGTGATGACGTTCGCGTACATCGGGGACTCGACGGTCTCCAACTGGAGCGCGAAGTACCTCCAGGACGTGCTGGGCAGTTCCGAGCAGCTGTCGACCGTTCCGTACAACGTCTACATGGTGATGACGCTGGTCGGGCGGGCTGTCGGGGACTTCGGGGTGCGGCGGTTCGGGGCCGTGGCGGTGGTGCGGCTGGGCGCCGTGGTCGCGGCGGTCGGGTTCGGGGTGGTGGCGGTGGCGCCGGGGCCGTGGGTGGGGATGCTCGGGTTCACGCTGCTGGGGCTCGGGTTGTGCGTGATCGTGCCGCAGACCTTCGCGGCCGCGGGGCGGCTGTTCCCGGGGGCGTCGGACGCGGCGATCGCGCGGCTGAACATCTTCAACTACGTGGGGTTCCTGATCGGGTCGCCGTTGGTGGGGGCGCTGGGTGACGCCTGGAACTACCGCGGCGCCATGCTCGTACCGATGGTCCTGGTGCTCGCGACCTTGGGGTACGCCCGGTCGTTCGCTTCCGAACCGGACCGATACGGTGACGTGCATGAGCGGCCGCGCACAGCTGATGTGGGACGAGGCAGTAACGGGGTATGA
- a CDS encoding VC0807 family protein: MSITASEISAGSTDYAAPAVIAPVEEVTPETAGPRPSFLPLIVDVVVPVGSYYLLKNGFGMGTVAALGWSSVVPAVRTVWGVVRERRLNALAGLILFVNVVGLTLSLVAGDPRLMLAKDSGVSSAVGIGILLSVRFGRPMMTQGMKPFLVKGDAARAAAWDRLAAGSEAFRKAERTFSLVWGVVLLAECVARVVGAYTLPIDTMVWLGTVVMAVSMTLAFLVSGRFAVVPMEKMLERELAAGAESDR; encoded by the coding sequence ATGAGCATCACCGCCAGCGAGATCAGCGCCGGATCGACCGACTACGCCGCTCCGGCGGTCATCGCCCCGGTCGAGGAGGTCACTCCTGAGACCGCGGGTCCCCGGCCGAGCTTCCTGCCGCTGATCGTGGACGTCGTGGTGCCCGTCGGGTCGTACTACCTGCTGAAGAACGGGTTCGGGATGGGGACCGTCGCAGCGCTCGGCTGGAGCAGCGTGGTGCCGGCCGTGCGGACCGTGTGGGGTGTGGTGAGGGAGCGCAGGCTCAACGCGCTCGCCGGGCTGATCCTGTTCGTCAACGTGGTCGGGCTGACGCTCAGCCTCGTCGCCGGTGACCCGCGGCTCATGCTGGCGAAGGACAGCGGGGTCAGCAGCGCGGTCGGTATCGGCATCCTGCTGTCGGTCAGGTTCGGGCGGCCGATGATGACGCAGGGGATGAAGCCCTTCCTGGTGAAGGGGGACGCGGCGCGGGCCGCGGCCTGGGACAGGCTGGCGGCCGGTTCGGAGGCGTTCCGGAAGGCCGAGCGGACGTTCTCGCTCGTGTGGGGTGTGGTGCTGCTCGCCGAGTGTGTCGCGCGGGTGGTCGGGGCGTACACGCTGCCGATCGACACGATGGTGTGGCTCGGCACGGTCGTCATGGCCGTCTCGATGACGCTCGCCTTCCTGGTCAGCGGGCGCTTCGCGGTCGTCCCGATGGAGAAGATGCTGGAGCGGGAGCTCGCCGCCGGGGCCGAGTCGGACCGCTGA